From one Streptomyces sp. R41 genomic stretch:
- a CDS encoding LysR substrate-binding domain-containing protein, whose translation MELRQLSYFVTVAEELHFGRAAERLHIVQSAVSQQIRRLERELGAELFDRSPRHVRLTGAGERLLPEARAVLAAADRARAAVAPVAGLRLGTSTGLGEHLDRVLAAFAEREPGVQVELVALPAEERLARVVDGRLDAAFVRGATPQEPRPGVRVLPLWPDPLVAALPAGHPLAVRDEVALDELAGLPLSITARRINPALVDLVVGACHDAGFEPLPGPVSGSLQNTLATIGARPLWTVVYASHARVLHAPRVAFVPFRAPGLALGTGLAVHGSAPTPYLDGLLAACGTAGSSDAARGDHEN comes from the coding sequence TCGGCCGGGCGGCAGAACGGCTGCACATCGTGCAGTCGGCCGTCAGCCAGCAGATCCGGCGTCTGGAGCGGGAGTTGGGCGCCGAGCTCTTCGACCGTTCACCTCGGCATGTGCGGCTCACCGGCGCGGGGGAGCGGCTGCTGCCCGAGGCGCGGGCCGTGCTGGCCGCGGCGGACCGGGCCCGCGCGGCCGTAGCACCCGTCGCCGGGCTGCGGCTCGGCACCAGTACCGGCCTCGGGGAACATCTCGACCGGGTGCTCGCGGCCTTCGCCGAGCGGGAGCCGGGCGTCCAGGTCGAGCTGGTCGCGCTCCCGGCCGAGGAGCGGCTCGCCCGGGTCGTCGACGGGCGGCTCGACGCGGCGTTCGTACGGGGCGCCACACCACAGGAGCCCCGACCGGGCGTACGGGTGCTGCCGCTGTGGCCCGACCCTCTGGTGGCCGCCCTCCCCGCCGGGCACCCCCTGGCGGTGCGGGACGAGGTGGCCCTCGACGAGCTGGCCGGGCTGCCGCTGAGCATCACCGCCCGCCGGATCAACCCCGCGCTGGTCGACCTGGTCGTCGGGGCCTGTCACGACGCGGGGTTCGAGCCCCTGCCCGGTCCGGTGAGCGGCTCTTTGCAGAACACCCTCGCTACCATCGGCGCCCGGCCGCTGTGGACGGTGGTCTACGCGTCCCACGCGCGCGTGCTGCACGCGCCCCGGGTCGCCTTCGTGCCGTTCCGGGCGCCGGGGCTGGCGCTCGGGACGGGGCTCGCCGTGCACGGCTCGGCGCCGACGCCGTACCTGGACGGCCTGCTCGCGGCTTGCGGCACCGCGGGTTCCAGCGATGCTGCTCGCGGCGATCACGAGAACTGA
- the dmpI gene encoding 4-oxalocrotonate tautomerase DmpI, with translation MPIVTVQQGPRDVELKRNLVKRVTDAFVDAYKIPAESVQVWIHEVPADSWASAGKLTADK, from the coding sequence ATGCCCATCGTCACCGTTCAGCAGGGTCCGCGCGACGTCGAGCTCAAGCGAAACCTCGTCAAGCGCGTCACCGACGCCTTCGTCGACGCGTACAAGATCCCGGCCGAGAGCGTGCAGGTGTGGATCCACGAGGTGCCGGCGGACAGTTGGGCAAGCGCGGGGAAGCTGACCGCCGACAAGTAG
- a CDS encoding trypsin-like serine protease, with amino-acid sequence MFGLNRVKKTAAVGVATAAAAATALLGAPSAAAAPQPIVGGTTTTTTAYPFMMQITDASGSQFCGGTLVAAKKVVTAAHCMVGETTSSVRVVGGRTYLNGTNGTVSKVSKIWVNPDYTDATNGDDVAVLTLSTAMSYTPASYVSSSDTGVYAAGTTARILGWGTTSESGSSSNQLRTATVPIVSDSSCASSYGSDFVAGDMVCAGYTSGGVDTCQGDSGGPLLIGGVLAGITSWGEGCAEASHPGVYTRLTTFSSLVTAQVNS; translated from the coding sequence ATGTTCGGGCTCAACCGCGTCAAGAAGACCGCTGCCGTCGGCGTGGCCACCGCAGCCGCCGCCGCGACGGCGCTGCTCGGTGCCCCCTCCGCCGCAGCCGCGCCGCAGCCGATCGTCGGCGGTACGACGACCACGACGACCGCGTACCCGTTCATGATGCAGATCACTGACGCGTCCGGGAGCCAGTTCTGCGGCGGCACCCTGGTCGCGGCCAAGAAGGTCGTCACCGCGGCCCACTGCATGGTCGGCGAGACCACCAGCAGCGTCCGCGTGGTCGGCGGCAGAACGTACCTCAACGGCACGAACGGCACTGTCAGCAAGGTCAGCAAGATCTGGGTCAACCCCGACTACACGGACGCCACCAACGGCGACGACGTGGCCGTGCTGACTTTGTCGACGGCGATGTCGTACACCCCGGCGTCGTACGTCTCCTCCTCCGACACCGGCGTGTACGCGGCCGGCACCACCGCCCGCATCCTCGGCTGGGGCACCACCTCGGAGAGCGGCAGCTCCTCCAACCAGCTGCGCACCGCGACCGTGCCGATCGTGTCCGACTCCAGCTGCGCGAGCTCGTACGGCTCCGACTTCGTGGCCGGCGACATGGTCTGCGCCGGATACACCTCCGGCGGCGTCGACACCTGCCAGGGCGACAGCGGCGGCCCGCTGCTCATCGGCGGCGTCCTGGCAGGCATCACCTCCTGGGGCGAGGGCTGCGCGGAGGCCTCCCACCCGGGCGTCTACACCCGTCTGACGACCTTTTCCAGCCTGGTGACCGCACAAGTCAATTCGTAG